The Neodiprion lecontei isolate iyNeoLeco1 chromosome 2, iyNeoLeco1.1, whole genome shotgun sequence genome segment TCATTTTCATCTTTCGCAACCTTATCAGATCGAAAACAGTTCATTAAATTTGCATTGCaatcgttaattattataatatgcttgattttcttccttcttctgTTTTTGCAATCAATTAAAAACTGATATTTATAACCCACCACACACGTTTAATCAAATTCTTTTACTTACCCTGATCTTATTTCAGAGAAAAATGCGAAATACAATAATTCAACGGTCAACTGAAGTTTTTTCACCGTGCATAAACgttgaatgtataataatcgtaaaaaCACTCGAAATCATCAACAACTTACAATAAATacagtttcaaatttacattgtACGAAAGAATTTAGAATCTGGATGAAACAGTGAAGATGACACTTTAAATAGTCTTAGGTTAATTCCAAATTGGGAAAAGAGATTTTGGATTGCCTTTTCAATGGTCAAATATCGCTTTAATTGGGAATAAGTAAAAATTCTGACCGCATTTGATGTTTCTAAAATTACCCATGCAATTATGGAAATGATGATTATGAACGAAGATACAcaatttcgtaaaaatgtAGTAACAGGGTAtaaactaattttttattatatatacagcAATCGTAGATGTTTGACTTTCACACAATTGTCAAAAGATACATTCTATTTGATTACACAATtacaattttgatattttttgccAATTGCGCAGTAGGAAATATTACTTCGTTTGGGAATATCTTTGATCAATAACAACCATTTGTTTGTTAGAAACGTGTTATCGGTGATATCTAAGCATCTaatgagcaaaaaaaaaaaaaaaaaaagaacacattTAACACAatggaaaacaaaacaataacaaatacttattttaaaacatcaattatattcatcatatattatattatattattatataactaaccgttgaatttttttttttgcgaaaattcactattgtaaaaatattatacgtttaCGATGacttatataatatataacaattttatacattttttaaacgatattTTTAGCTGATGccttcaaaattttctcaagttcCTTGAGTTTGTAACGGAAAGATATCTTGTTGGAAAATTGATAcattcatcaaaatttcttttggaaattcgaaaatgctcGATTTACTTCCAACAGTATTTACCTATGACTAATTCGGTTATTTTGTTTCCTATAAACATATTATGACACTTGACCTGAGGgcaacatatatataatatttatatatatatatatacaatcaTTTACACTTTACaagaaaattatatacacactTGAAATTATTAGCACATACGTATTATATCACTTTGTATCAACAATACACTTGCAGAAAAAATCCTTAACTTGGGAGTAAATTCGTGCCCCTTAACTTTTTCTTTATCGGGAATTTAACGTTATCTATGAATTGGGGACGCGAATTTACTCCCGGGCCAAggattgagaattttttctaaaaaggTACAACGTAACATTCTAACTAATCCAACACTGTCGATTGAAATGACAGTATAGCATCATTACATAAGCTTTGTACTAGCGCGTTTCAACAATTACTACGAGGTGTACAGTCCGGTAAAAATTGTGTCTCACATTAAGCAGAGCtatcgaatttttttggaCATCGttctattttacattttttgtaaatcaaaACGTGATCCGTATgtcaaatttgaacaaatcATCGCTCGTTTTTCTTGGTATTTCATTATCTGCAAATCACCTGaacatgaattttcatttagcTCTTCattcgtggaaaaaaaaaaaaaaacttatgcAAGATTAGCACAAATTACGTCTAATGAATTATactgcttttttttcaaaatatatttagCTTGTCGAAATTCTGCAGGTTCTAGGCAATAAGTGTAGAATTATTTACGAACGAAATAATGTTATTAATTGAATTCGGGCAAATTTTACGATTTTGGCATCAGAAGAACTTTATTGAGACTCATCTCCAATTTTCAATTGCTGAAACGTTTTGATCAAAATTCACGATTTTCAGTTCTTTTCAATACCGAAGAGATATCTCTACCAAAAAACTTGAGAACAATTCAATCCAGTCATCGATTTCGAACATCTCTGCGTCATTTTTCTCGTTTGGGTAACGAATCatttaacaattaaaaatcgttattttgcaAGTTTGTAATGAATTTGACGGATTTGCtttgaatttgcaaaataagtgtaaaattttttgactttATGAAACACGgcgaaagaaatattttcttttcacgcaaggaaacatttttaaatttgttttaaaaaaaaaaaaaacatcatcaGAACAACAGTTTGTGTTATCCAGTGATGAACCCCGCATTTACTtaactgaaaaaataactATTCTTCATATCATATTATGCTTGCTCACCATACTTGGTATGGTTAACAAATCCTTTCTCTATGCGATATAATATTCTATTTGGCTGTAAAGCTAAATCGACGTTCAGATACGTATAATCCTAGGGTTGCAAATTAACGATTCACTCAAAATTAGAACAGTTCCATCAACCTTTTAACCCCAAACATTTGTCCAGCTTCACGTAAAGTTCAGAAACAGAATTTCATAGTGTTTTTGCACGAAATCAAttctgtaacaaaaaaaaaattttttttccactttacCGTAACTTTCCCAATGTCttacaatattcaaacaatcgAGATTGGTTACGAAAACAAAGAGAACTTTTTCTGCGatcttgaaataataattagatttttttttttttttagattttggGAACTGATCGTTAAAGCAGGATATCACTTTTTTGAACCAAGGGTGAATTTGACCCCGTGTGACAGTTACGCGATTCTACTGAGGTGTGACCCACCACGGTCAAATTTCATCGAGCCCAATCAGAAAATCTATTCCTTAAATCGCGACGAGTGGTGATATTTTCTCACCATTGCCGGTGAGCCAGTCGCTTTTGATGAGATCAGCCCCCTTCTCAGCGATCATGATAACCGGAGCATTGGTATTGCCGCTAGTAATCGTTGGCATAATCGAAGCATCGATGACGCGAAGTCCTTTGACACCATGAACCCTAAGCGCAGGATCAACGACCGAATTGCGATCACTCCTCGGTCCCATCTTAGCTGTTCCAACGGGGTGATAAATGGTCATGGAGATGTGTCTGATCTGGCACTCCCAGTAAGCATCAGACCCGAATCTTAGATGCTGACAGCCGGGGAGCTTTCGACGATAAACTCGAGAGCCGAACTGCCGGAAGACCTCCGCTTCGCTGACCTTCATCGCGATCTTGACGCCCTCGACGAGCACCGCGACGTCTTTTGGGTCCGAGAAGTAGTTCGCGTTGATGATGGGCTTGTGGAAAGGATTGGAACTTCGCAGTCGCACCGTCCCTCTGGACCGTGGTCGCAACAACAGCGGCATTATTGTCCAGGCATCCTTGTTAGCTATCGGCCTGTACACCGTGTCGTAGACTGTATCGGTCAGCCCGAAGATTCGCCTCACCTGCCACGATGAACAAAATTGCAATTAGTCGATCGCAACGTGAAAATTTGGACTTTTGATGTCAATCTGATACTACTTATCGTCAATCTGACACTATCTGACGTTCAAGGTCTAAATTGACCACGAAAATTGTTCCGTAGTAGTCCACACTGGCCACTTTTGGTCAATTTTAACAAcctcaatttttatacagtGTAAAATACTAACCACATTTGTGATATGGCAGCTTTGACGGACAATATGCAAACTACAAATCCGTTACATATGTAGTCTGTAACCAGGGCTAAATGGAACCAAAATTACATTTGGACTCATTGGAACGTGTGTAGCGTTCTGGTTACATACCGAGGAAAATAGTGACACTTGGGAGATTCAGCTTTCGAGTGCGCGTGCGCGAGCTTTTTTCGCCTTCTTATACAGACTGGCCCTTTTAAGCTTCAGCCGTGAATCGCGGCATGAGGGTTGTTCAGGTGCTGCGATTCTTCGAGGTTAAGCAAATCTCAAGCAGTTGATGCAGTGATTCGGAAAGACTCGGCAAACTTTTATTATTAACTGACTGATGAGTGCTACGACTACTACAAGTTACCGTAacaacataatttcaattcgcacCTTATCGCGGGGAAGCGCAGCATCTCAGGGTTTCAGATAAGTTGACTGCCCTGCAGACGCGAGGCAGTTATCGCTCAGTTAATAATCAAAGTTTGCCAAGTCTTTCCGAATCACTGCATCAACTGTTACACAGATTTGCTAACACCTattttgttggaaaaagaATTCGGTATTATCGAAATATCACCGgaactccccccccccccccccccccttaaaatcgaaattacaaatataattCGTACTTTATTTTACCTAAATTGTAAACTACAAATGTAATTCGTACTTCATTCCGCCCTAATTACATAGCATAATTGTACTTTGAACACAAAAtacaattgtaatttgtaaCTCGTTCCGTCCCGATCCATATCACAAATTgcatatgtgaaaaaaatgcaattatttataaatcgcAATCAGGCAGCCTCCAGTTATTCTCACCTGCGCTCCGGCGTCCGAGTTTATCGAGGCTGGCGCCATGTGAAATTGGATGTCGGGCCAGGTCCCGGACTCGTTCGCAAACTTCGTGTTTACGAAGGCCAGGCCTTCCACTCCGCCCAAGGTCGTCATCGGCCCGGCGCCATCCACGAGGTACCGCATCGTTAGTCCAATCGGGGAGAACCGATCCTGGACTATTGCCACCGGCTTGTCGACCAGGAAGGTCAGACCTCCCATCGCAACGTGGTCCTGGAGGTTGTCGCCCACCTTCAGGTCCATCAGCACCGGGACTCCGATGTGCCGAAGGTGTTCCTTGGGCCCGATTCCGGAGAGCATTAAAATCTGCGGAGAGTTTATGGCTCCGGCTGATAGGATTACTTCTTTCCTGGCCTTGACGATGTGGCGTTTACCGTCCCTCACGAATTCCACTCCTAGGGCTCTCAGGGTTAAAGGGTCTATCAGGATTTTTGTCACGTGTGAGTTCATCGCGGTATGAATGTTCCGTCGGAGCCTGATTGGCCTGAGGAAAGCCTTTGCAGTCGAGCACCTGGAGTTCGGTGGAGGGCAAAGTTGTAATTAGATGAATAAAACACGAATTACGTTGTATCTTGTGATTAAGAACACATAAAATACAAATGACACGTTTCCCAATGATTATGGAACGTGTATGACATGTGGGTGGAATGTAATTCATgtttgtatttt includes the following:
- the LOC107219048 gene encoding glucose dehydrogenase [FAD, quinone], whose protein sequence is MVLNAIMVTSALKGAVGTSFWLLPLLLAGLTYFQYDLVDPESRPIDRYPVESEYDFVVVGGGSAGAVVASRLSEVPEWKVLLLEAGPDENEITDVPSLSAYLQLTKLDWQYKTEPTGMACLAMKGARCNWPRGKVLGGSSVLNYMLYVRGNRKDYEHWEALGNPGWGYEQALHYFKKSEDNRNPYLAKSPYHGTGGLLTVQEAPWRTPLVVAFVQAGVEIGYQNRDINGELQTGFMIAQGTIRRGSRCSTAKAFLRPIRLRRNIHTAMNSHVTKILIDPLTLRALGVEFVRDGKRHIVKARKEVILSAGAINSPQILMLSGIGPKEHLRHIGVPVLMDLKVGDNLQDHVAMGGLTFLVDKPVAIVQDRFSPIGLTMRYLVDGAGPMTTLGGVEGLAFVNTKFANESGTWPDIQFHMAPASINSDAGAQVRRIFGLTDTVYDTVYRPIANKDAWTIMPLLLRPRSRGTVRLRSSNPFHKPIINANYFSDPKDVAVLVEGVKIAMKVSEAEVFRQFGSRVYRRKLPGCQHLRFGSDAYWECQIRHISMTIYHPVGTAKMGPRSDRNSVVDPALRVHGVKGLRVIDASIMPTITSGNTNAPVIMIAEKGADLIKSDWLTGNGEKISPLVAI